The proteins below come from a single Candidatus Methylomirabilota bacterium genomic window:
- a CDS encoding cation-transporting P-type ATPase, which yields MGAPSLTLDSTAAYRHPIDEVLTALDTDGERGLSEGEVRARLERYGRNELTTEKPVPAWKRFLAQFRDVLVVLLLVATAISAGLWVYERDSALPYEAMAIFAVVLLNA from the coding sequence GTGGGCGCTCCATCCCTGACGCTCGATTCGACCGCCGCGTACCGACATCCGATCGACGAGGTGTTGACCGCGCTCGACACGGACGGCGAGCGCGGCTTGAGCGAGGGCGAGGTGCGCGCCCGGCTCGAGCGCTACGGCCGGAACGAGCTGACGACCGAGAAGCCGGTGCCGGCGTGGAAGAGGTTCCTCGCCCAGTTCCGTGACGTGCTCGTCGTCCTGCTGCTCGTCGCGACCGCGATCTCGGCCGGGCTCTGGGTCTACGAACGCGACTCCGCGCTGCCCTACGAGGCGATGGCGATCTTCGCGGTCGTGCTCCTGAACGC